The sequence below is a genomic window from Corythoichthys intestinalis isolate RoL2023-P3 chromosome 17, ASM3026506v1, whole genome shotgun sequence.
cacttaccatCAAAATTTCCATACGCCGAGATGACTTGTCCGTAATCCTGCGTGTCCTCCTATTTAGTGTCGCAGAAGATGCCCGCCTTCAGGGTGCTCGCTGTTGTGACGTCAAACGTCAACCGTTAAATTCGGGATTTTTAGCGCGTGCGGTTTGCACGGTCCGCACCGGACCAAAGCGTAACCTATCattggactgtcagattgattATCCCGGCCGCATCTGGCCCACTGAGGCGTTCAGCAGACGTGACTGCTATGTGAACCTGGTGAACTGACGCCGAATCCAGCGTACAGTCACCTGTTATCGGgtttggactgtcagattgatgatcgCCGCCGCATCTGCCGCACTGACGTTTAGCGGGCGTGATTGCTATgtggatctggcgagctgacgcCGGATGTTGCGCGCAGTCACCTGCTGTCGGggtacccacctctgactaaaTAGTGGTTCCACACTTTTCTACATCTTTTGTATCCCTCCTCCAAAGTCCTTCGTCATGGCCTCCAGCATGTCGCTTCGGGGTTACTCTGTCAGTCGACAGCCGTCTTTCTCCACTCGTTCCCTGATGGACACCGGCCGCTCCCGCGCCTCAGTATCGTTTTCCCCCGGCGGCGCCTTGACCCGTTCGGCATCGGTCAGCCACGACCTGAACGGGCCGGCGAGCTTGCAGATGAACGGGTTGCACGGTAACAGCACCAACGAGAAAGAGGCCATGCAGAGTCTCAACAACCGTCTTGCCAAGTACCTGGACAAGGTAGGGTTCTGTTTGAGTTGTTGGTCAGAAGCCAAATGGCAGACGGGGAAACGGACGCACTTTGATCACATGAGTTCTATTTGTCCTTGCAGGTGCACTCGCTGGAACGCTCCAACGCCGACCTAGAAATGAAAATCAAGCAAGTGATGATTGAGCACATTCCCAAAGGCCATGACTTGGACTCCATGATGGCCCAAGCTCACGCCATTGAGCAGGAGGTAGTGGAAACATGCTAGAATTTTCATGATCATGCAACTTGTTTTAACTATGACTAAAGGGTTCCACTGTGATAAACCTTAATCTCCTCCTGTTAATGTTTATGAGGTGAGGAAGAAGACCTTGGAAAATGCTCGTCTCATGTTGGAAATCGATAATGCCAGACTGGCTGCTGATGACTTCAGGATCAAGTGAGTAGTTAATGTTAACACCAAAATGCACTTCCGCTAAACATCTGCCAGATTTCCTCAATTGGACTGGACGTTTTTGGCTAACAAGCAATGAAAACAATACCTTATGCCTTCTTGTGTATAACTAGGTGGGAGACCGAGCTGGTGATGTGTCAGTCGGTGGAGCGAGACTGCGTGGCGCTGAAGAAGGCCAAGAGCGACCACGAGCAGATTATTGCCTCCCTCAGGGGTGACCTGGACAGCCTGAAAGAGGAACTTTACTTCCTTAGGAAGAACCACGAGGAGGTACTTTTTTCAGCTTTTACTGTAATTTCCTCCTCTGTCATCCTTCTCTTTATTGAAACCTTATGGTCGCTGTACAATGAAATTATGCATGTGGACATTGTTAATGTCCCTATTTTCATTGTGATtctaaaaaatttgaattcaaaaatcaaaaaagtatttttatgtgtgtttttttctacAAATCCACAAAATTTGGAGATACATGCTCTTCATTGTACAGCAGTAAAATtctaaaaattttgaaaataaactCAACTTtgagattaaaaaacaaaaaaaaatcttgcttacttttttttcagtgCTTCTTATAGTACtgttgtaattttgatattacacCTGTCATGAATATGCTTAAAAAATGAGTGTTATTCaggaaattatgtcacttttgatgcAAAGTTAACATTTTTTCACGTCTTTGAATAGTGTACCGCACGTAAcatgtcacctttgctcattaatattcatgacattagcaattgttgctaagcGGGTCAACCTTCcctttgtccctaatagtaaatgcatggaaatagtgtacggaggagatgtttactgagctaaacctaccaattctgtccgaatatgatgtccctggtgccagattcaccggtaaagatgtggaagaacatacaaatgttcagttaaagagttgGCTTGAgtttcgagggctgaaaaagagccgacctgatccagagctaGCTTTCAgtggtttctacaagttccatagcagcagtgtttactcggcatgttttttttgttttttgtttttaaagattaccggaaaaaaacaagcagtactagaaTGGGTtgtatgttgacccccttcagGTTTTTTATGGTGACatcacgcagccttgcggtctaaaaatagcattggtTAGGAAAGTAATTGAACGAGTACAATAAAACAGTGTAACGTTAtggataatatttttttataataaaaagccattttaaaaaatgtttagaaTTATAAAGTCAGACAACATGAATTTATGAattaataatacaaataaaaatggtATACATGACCATTTTAATAATAGTACGCCTTCAttgagttttgttttgtttttgtgaaaaatgaagtgcagcactCATTCAATCAATATCTCCCAAATTTTTAAGTATATAATCTTTTAGGGTTCATTTTAAGCTCCCACCCAAACAGCATGAGGGCTATACGTATATTTGACTGACCTAATTTAGTGGCCGAAGTAGTCTTTTGGGGGTCCTTTGGTTACAGCAGACACAAAAAGCTGGGAGATTTTATTACCCTAAGCCATCCATTCTTGTCCACTCAACTTTGATGGGGTATACTATAGCCAGGAAACAGCTTGGACAAAACTGTCCTTATATATTTGCAGTGCCAGTCGAAACATACAAatatcggtaacactttacaattaaGGGTCccataattaacattagttaatgcatttttaggcaataactaatgtttaagtaacattataataattaatataattgcttatccaacatttattaatatattaattaacatgagttaatgcattagttaatgcttaaccagacagtaactaatggtttggtaaaattaaaaaaaaaaaaaaagagcctatatagggttagggtttgttaacttagcatttataatttcttagttaagggacacatgctacactttacaataagggtccaaaaacattcagtaatggttaattaaggttaagtaatacttatgaagtACGTTCacatgaaataataccatacttaaggttaggttagcagcacccaaggactcacagagcaatgtttctcattttaaaataacataatcactagtaccagtatacattaataactatttattaatgcactaatgtatgtGTGAATTCATGTTtcgtaatgtattatatatatttttttaattttaccaaactattagttactgtctggttatgcattggctaatgcattaactaatgttaattgatatattactaaatgttaaataaagggattatatgaattattgtaatgttacttgaaaatattgttttaaaattagggctgtcaaaattatcacgttaatggggggtaattaattttttaaattaatcacgttaaaatatttgacacaattaacgcacatgccccgctcaattgttacttgtgttttttggagttttttcgccctctgctggcgcttgggtgtgactgatttcatGGGTGAGCgttttgtaattattgacatcaacaatggcgagctactagtttattttttgattgaaaattttacaaattttattaaaacgaaaacattaagaggggttttactataaaatttttataacttgtactaacatttatcttttaagaacttcaagtctttctatccatggatcgctttaacagaatgttaataatgttaatgccatcttgttgatttattgttataataaatacagtacttatgtaccgtatgttgaatgtactggactgtctcagaaaattagaatacacaatattctaattttctgagacagtcctgtacattaatccaccatttaaagcaggggtgtccaaactttttgcaaaggggaccagatttggcgtggtaaaaatgtggggggccgaccttggctgacgtcctttacatagaacaatatacaggactgtctcagaaaattagaatattgtgtattctaattttctgagacagtccagtatatatccatcttgtgtcttatctttccattccaacaataatttacacacaaatatggcatattttatagatggtttgaattgcgattaattacgattaattaatttttcagctgtaattaactcgattaaaaattttaatcgtttgacagccctacttaaaatgcattaacttaatgcattaactcgtgttaatttatatattaataaatgttagataagggattaaatgaattattgtcatgttacttacaTTAGATATTGTCTAAAAAATGCattactaatgttaattaagggacccttactgCAAAGTGTTACCCTAATATCAAAATTAGTGTTACAACTAAATTTTACAGTGTTTCAGTGCAAATAAATGACGAAACCATACATGTGCAGCTACAGTATCTTTTTTTCAATTAGTTTGAGATGAAGGCATTGACccactacttttactttgttcAAAGATTTAACGGTAAGCTGAGCTCTATTTCATCAACTATTGATggaaaacatctaaataatgtacTGTAGATGTCCTTACCTTCCCACTAAATGAGTATCTCTTCTATACGTGCGACACGGATACAGCACAAAATACAACTCAGTATTGTGAAATAGACTTTTAAGATGGCCAGATAGATATTTTAAAGATCCGGTTATGAATTAGGAAAGCAACATTTCTTCTTCTGAAGGAACTCGAGCAGATGAAGTCTCGTATAGCCCGCGATGAGGTGAACGTGGAGGTGGACTCAGCCCAGGGACCAGAGCTTGGAGCCATTCTGTCTGATCTGCGAATCCAGTACGAAGGCATTGTGAAGAAAAACAAGGAACATGCCGAACAGTGGTACCGCAAGAAGGTACAGTACGCTCCTGTGGTACATGCCCTGTTTTTTCATAGTACAGTCCTGGATAAAAATCAAGTCAAATTGATGTTGTTCAATATTCTGTTTCAGCTGGAGGCGGTGCAGAACGATGTGAAGGAGAGCAATGAGGCCTTGAGATGTGCGCAGAGCGAGTTAGTCGAGAGGCAGCGCTTTCTTCAAACCCTCGAGGTGGAGCTGGAGAGTTTGCAGAAGCAGGTGATTGACTGCGCTCTAAAATGATGTGCGTGCGTGGGTCCCATCGGGCGTGCAGTGGTCTCGTGGGGGCAAGTGGAGGTGTCACGCAGGTGCCGCCCCGGGGCTGCGGCCCTTCcctggccggccggggtggAGTGGGGAGAGCGCTGTATGCGGCGGCTACAGTTCCCTCCCTGGTCGGCCCAGCCAGAGCCACGTCTCCTTGTACCGGGTACCGGGGAGGTGCTGCTTGGTTTCATACCACGCACCCCTCTTGGCCCAGGGGTGGTCTGTCTCCAGCACTGTCCACCTCTCCGGACTACGGCAGCTACCGCTGCCCTCCTGTCGGCAAGGTAGTTGGAAGGGCCTCTTGGGGTCATGGGTGGAGCTTGCTGTCacctgccggtggggtggatgtCCCCTGGTCCCCGGCACTTGGCGCAGCGCCTGTTCGGAGTGGGGGTGGATGCTTTGGCGGCTGGGGGAGGGGTGGGGTTGGGGGTGCGtcacctcttcccatccctaaaGGCCAGTCGTTGGTGGCGCGGGTGGCCcgagggaccaccctggatcccgggagaGTGacaatggctcctttgctgggctgtgggaggagggatgggctgcactgGATCCCCCCCGTCCGCCTTCCCTTCCCGGGCTGGCTaggtgggggctgtggccctggggtggcacCTTCGCCTGTCTGCGTGACTGTCGCgtgcttggtggggctcgcgcggGGCTGGAtatgattgggcgcgctcgggtgggaggGCCCCGGTGCCGCGATTGGGGATGGGTCGGCGTAGGGtcagttgccaacgggcttacactcatcacaagggattcacacaattactgaTTTCAAGATCACAGaggtgatttgtgtacactccactccTCCCCATTACTTAtcctatagactcccccacccctcctccccttctttccctggtcaacaggccccccacacggTGTCAAACGTATTCATAGTTCGTGTcgccgttcaatgtatttcttgttgtttttttgtttgtttttcttctcttgtgtttctttttttctgttcttCCATAACCCCTtcttgttcgctgctttgtcataataaatgaggtatgtcgaatgatcacaatgagagtatgtcatactctcaatgtgaaacattaaaactgttcagaccacccggacacttagacttccattgtcCGTgtaaaacagctgaacaggacaggttaaaaaaataaaaatataaaataaataaataaaatgacagcTACAATTTTCaagaagatcgtcatccattgaatatggtacagtgctggccaaaagtattggcacccctgcaattctgataaataatgctcgatttctcccagataatgattgcaattacaaatgctttggtggtaatatcttcatttattttgcttgtaatgaaaaaacacaaacgagaatgaatttttttttttttaatcattatcgtttgacacaaaactccaaaaattgggccaacaaaagtattgccacctttagcctaatacttggtagcacaaccttcaaacaaaataacagccaacaacagcttccggtatccatcaataagtTTGTCAATGTCAGGCAGAGGTCGTCTTTGCCACCACTTTTTCTCTTCGAAATTCTCTGACTAGTTTTACTTTTGTTGACAGTCAACACGTTTAAGCAGCGACAGCAACAGACTGTTGAGTCAGCGTTGAGTCTCAAAGACGAATTGGCTGAATGTGTCTCACCAGACGGTGTTTGCTTTGGAGGGCATGCTTGTCTGTTCACAGGATTTGTTGGTAACGGCCTGTGAAGTCCTGCAAGGATCAGGATGGCATTCTTGACGTTATTTGGCAGACAGAAACATTTGAAGTGGGATAAGTATGTAAATAACAGGAGTTAGCATAGTCATGGTTTTAAATTTGGAATTATATGCTCCTCAAATGGGGACACACCCCACAGTAGAACCTTAATTGGGTTTAACCGTTCCAATCCCGACTGTGTTCCCTTTGTGTTTTTACTCTCAGGTTGCAGCCCTGGAGGGTAACTTGGGCGAAGCAAGTCACAAATATGGCACTGAGATGGAGCGTCTGCAGGTCACCCTTAACCAACTGGAAGAGGAACTGTCCCAGCTCCGGTTGGACATGCAGCGCACTAAAACCGACTATGAGCAGCTCCTACGCATTAAACAGAACCTGGAGATGGAAATTGCCACCTACAGGCGCCTACTGGAAGGAGAGGAAAGGTATGAAGTACCCAGAAATGACACTTCTATACCTGGTACTGTTTTGAAATTGGTGATTTttactgttcagctgcttgttggtgtcaagttcaaatacaaATCCTTAGGTCGACATTTgtaatattacccaaaatgaGGACAGAAGGCACTTGATTtagttgaaaagcttgcaaggagaaggAGGGGAAACATTTCAGCTTCCGCAATCATTCTGACTAGCCCCTCCTTCATCTAACTTTTTATTTGGATGGCCCTAGCAACAGACGGGTGTCTTGCCCTGAAAGGCAaaggggaagcaagctggcgacacctcttgtatttgtttggctatgtgtgtgcatgtagggggAATTATATCCATGTGTGTCAGCACATTTCAGCAAAGCAAAGCTGGCTCTTTTGCCTCTGTCCTTGAACAGGCAAGAGGCCTCTTCAAGGCTTCTTCAAGACAAAATATTCCTTCTTTGTGAGCAGCAATaagcaaaagcatttctttATTGCGAGCAGCAATTGATTAgagcaaatatataataatgatctcatcaaatacatttcatgaagcaataCCATGGCaagtaataaaatgcaacaatatgaTTTCTTAAATTTGACCTGTGGAACCGAGGCTGGTTTAAAccggtcagaatgacaaggcagttttatctagaactaaacatgtctatagttatcCATCACTAAAATGTCTCTTTACTGCAATCAATCATGGAACATACTATTATAGCAATCAATATTGTGAGCcttcattggtaaaagcaaatatttaataaccatttaataattattagttggattttgccatgaggctttttttttttttttttttttttttttttgccaagtggcatttttttgccatgtagcaaaaaagattttgccatgtggcatttttttgccatgtagcaaaatagattttgccatgtggcgtttttttcttttttttttttttttttttggcacgtcgcattttttttgccatgtggcaaaataaattttgcgatgtggcatttttaaaatttttttgccacgtggcatttttttttttttttttgccaagtggcattttttttttgccatttggctaaatgaattttgccatgtggcttttttagcCACATGacacttttttgccatgtggcattttttgccgcatgacatttttttgccatgtggcaaaatggattttgccatgtggcattttttttccatgttgcaaaattgaattcgccatgtggcatctttatgccatgtggcatttttttttttgttttgccatgtggcaaaattgattttgccatatggcatttttttgccatgtggcaaaattgattttgccgtatggcatttttttgccatttggaaaaactgattttcacatgtggcatttttttccatgtggcaaaattgatttttccatggagcatttttttttacatgtggcattttttttgccacatggcaaaatcatgtgaacgaaaagtgttttttctcatgtggcaaaatggatcttgccatgtggcattcttttttttgcaatgtggcaaaattgacttttccatgtggcatttttttttacatgtgacatttttttccatgtggtgaACTAACTATCTAAAACGGCACATAGCaaagtccattttgccacatgggaaataccacttttcgccctcttgaaaaaataaaagattcattgaggcgtttcatttgtaaaatgctaaaatctttgtcataggGATTGTTTTTTATCTTTAGCACgttacttcttttttcttctttccatcagaaagaaagctgaccaatacgcggggtctgaaaggcaaatggtcGTTgtgttattatctttaaatacccgctgctCTCACGCAATCTTGTAATCTTTGCGTGAaccgatcgagccgctccacagacgctATGCTCGTAAAACGTGTCTTGTGGAAATTGTGGGCGAGCGTCAGTGGTGTGTTGACGCGCCGGCAACGTTGACACACCACAGACGTAATACTGTGGTTaaaagggaagttcagaatttttgacataaggcttaatctttgagttagttaTTTGTCGGCGGGgttggtttcaacaaattccgagtagtttgttagttatttgttagttttagggctctggagtggaaaAGCTAGCAATAGTCAATGGTGCCTCCTTAACATACCAATACAATCAACTTAAGCATGCATGGGAATCATTAATATCCCAGAGAGTTTAGTTTCTTAATGTCTGTGGCTTGTCCTCgaagttgacctg
It includes:
- the si:ch211-243g18.2 gene encoding keratin, type I cytoskeletal 18 translates to MASSMSLRGYSVSRQPSFSTRSLMDTGRSRASVSFSPGGALTRSASVSHDLNGPASLQMNGLHGNSTNEKEAMQSLNNRLAKYLDKVHSLERSNADLEMKIKQVMIEHIPKGHDLDSMMAQAHAIEQEVRKKTLENARLMLEIDNARLAADDFRIKWETELVMCQSVERDCVALKKAKSDHEQIIASLRGDLDSLKEELYFLRKNHEEELEQMKSRIARDEVNVEVDSAQGPELGAILSDLRIQYEGIVKKNKEHAEQWYRKKLEAVQNDVKESNEALRCAQSELVERQRFLQTLEVELESLQKQVAALEGNLGEASHKYGTEMERLQVTLNQLEEELSQLRLDMQRTKTDYEQLLRIKQNLEMEIATYRRLLEGEESIKEVPPPPKKEPDVHTRKIVKVVTQTMVNGKVVDESSEVEQIEETKK